One window of Suricata suricatta isolate VVHF042 chromosome 6, meerkat_22Aug2017_6uvM2_HiC, whole genome shotgun sequence genomic DNA carries:
- the ENC1 gene encoding ectoderm-neural cortex protein 1, translating into MSVSVHENRKSRASSGSINIYLFHKSSYADSVLTHLNLLRQQRLFTDVLLHAGNRTFPCHRAVLAACSRYFEAMFSGGLKESQDSEVNFDNSIHPEVLELLLDYAYSSRVIINEENAESLLEAGDMLEFQDIRDACAEFLEKNLHPTNCLGMLLLSDAHQCTKLYELSWRMCLSNFQTIRKNEDFLQLPQDMVVQLLSSEELETEDERLVYESAINWISYDLKKRYCYLPELLQTVRLALLPAIYLMENVAMEELITKQRKSKEIVEEAIRCKLKILQNDGVVTSLCARPRKTGHALFLLGGQTFMCDKLYLVDQKAKEIIPKADIPSPRKEFSACAIGCKVYITGGRGSENGVSKDVWVYDTLHEEWSKAAPMLVARFGHGSAELKHCLYVVGGHTAATGCLPASPSVSLKQVEHYDPTTNKWTMVAPLREGVSNAAVVSAKLKLFAFGGTSVSHDKLPKVQCYDQCENRWTVPATCPQPWRYTAAAVLGNQIFIMGGDTEFSACSAYKFNSETYQWTKVGDVTAKRMSCHAVASGNKLYVVGGYFGIQRCKTLDCYDPTLDVWNSITTVPYSLIPTAFVSTWKHLPS; encoded by the coding sequence ATGTCAGTCAGCGTACATGAGAACCGCAAGTCCCGGGCCAGCAGCGGCTCCATTAACATCTATCTGTTTCACAAGTCTTCCTATGCCGACAGTGTCCTCACACACTTGAACCTTTTACGCCAGCAGCGACTCTTCACGGATGTCCTTCTCCACGCTGGGAACAGGACCTTCCCCTGTCACCGGGCAGTGCTGGCCGCGTGCAGCCGCTACTTTGAAGCCATGTTCAGCGGTGGCCTGAAAGAGAGCCAGGACAGTGAAGTCAACTTCGACAACTCCATCCACCCTGAAGTTTTAGAGCTGCTTCTGGACTACGCGTACTCCTCCCGGGTCATcattaatgaagaaaatgcagAATCGCTCCTGGAAGCTGGTGACATGCTGGAGTTTCAGGACATCCGTGATGCATGCGCAGAGTTCCTAGAAAAGAATCTGCACCCCACCAACTGTCTGGGCATGCTGCTGCTCTCCGATGCGCACCAGTGCACGAAGCTGTACGAACTCTCCTGGAGAATGTGTCTCAGCAACTTCCAAACCATCAGGAAGAACGAAGATTTCCTCCAGCTGCCCCAGGACATGGTGGTGCAGCTCTTGTCCAGTGAAGAGCTGGAGACGGAAGATGAAAGGCTTGTGTACGAGTCTGCAATTAACTGGATCAGCTATGACCTGAAGAAACGCTATTGCTACCTCCCAGAGCTGTTGCAGACTGTGAGGCTGGCCCTCCTGCCAGCTATTTATCTCATGGAGAACGTGGCCATGGAGGAGCTCATCAccaaacagagaaagagcaaggagatTGTGGAGGAGGCCATCAGGTGCAAACTGAAAATCCTGCAGAACGACGGCGTGGTGACCAGCCTCTGCGCCCGGCCTCGGAAAACTGGCCATGCCCTTTTCCTCTTGGGAGGCCAGACCTTCATGTGTGACAAGCTGTACCTGGTAGACCAGAAGGCCAAAGAAATAATCCCCAAGGCTGACATCCCCAGCCCGAGAAAAGAGTTCAGTGCATGTGCAATCGGCTGCAAAGTGTACAttactggggggcgggggtctgaAAATGGAGTCTCGAAAGATGTCTGGGTTTATGATACCCTACATGAGGAGTGGTCCAAAGCTGCCCCCATGTTGGTGGCCAGGTTTGGCCACGGCTCTGCTGAACTGAAGCACTGCCTGTATGTGGTTGGGGGGCACACGGCTGCAACTGGCtgtctcccagcctccccctcaGTCTCTCTAAAGCAGGTGGAACACTATGACCCCACAACCAACAAATGGACCATGGTGGCCCCACTCCGAGAAGGCGTTAGCAACGCCGCAGTAGTGAGTGCCAAACTCAAGCTGTTTGCTTTCGGAGGTACCAGCGTCAGTCATGACAAGCTCCCTAAGGTTCAGTGTTATGATCAGTGTGAAAACAGGTGGACGGTCCCCGccacctgtccccagccctggcgTTACACAGCAGCCGCTGTGCTGGGTAACCAGATTTTTATTATGGGGGGAGATACAGAGTTCTCCGCCTGCTCTGCTTACAAATTCAACAGTGAGACTTATCAGTGGACCAAGGTGGGAGACGTGACGGCCAAGCGCATGAGCTGCCACGCTGTGGCCTCCGGAAACAAGCTCTATGTGGTTGGAGGCTACTTTGGCATTCAGCGATGCAAGACTTTGGACTGCTATGATCCAACCTTAGATGTGTGGAACAGCATAACCACGGTTCCATACTCGCTGATTCCTACTGCGTTTGTCAGCACCTGGAAACATCTACCTTCTTAG